A segment of the bacterium genome:
CGCGGGCCGCAACTTTGGCTGCGGGTCCTCGCGCGAGCATGCCCCCATCGCCATCCAGGCCGCCGGGGTGTCGGTCGTCATCGCCGAGACCTTCGCGCGCATCTTCTACCGCAATGCGCTCAACATCGGCCTGCCGATCGTCGAGTCGGCGGAAGCCGCGGCCGGGATCAGGGCCGGCGACCAGGTCGAGGTGGACCTGGAGGGCGGGACGATCAAGAACCTGACCACCGGCCAGGCGTTCACCTTCGCCCCGCTGGTCGGCGCG
Coding sequences within it:
- a CDS encoding 3-isopropylmalate dehydratase small subunit, producing the protein MPITGTAHKFGDHVDTDVIIPARHLGTTDPAELASHCMEDIDAEFIKRVQPGDVMVAGRNFGCGSSREHAPIAIQAAGVSVVIAETFARIFYRNALNIGLPIVESAEAAAGIRAGDQVEVDLEGGTIKNLTTGQAFTFAPLVGAAQDLIQAGGLVALTKQKLAARA